One Megamonas hypermegale genomic window carries:
- the gyrB gene encoding DNA topoisomerase (ATP-hydrolyzing) subunit B — MADFNEKTQGEIDKNIDETIKIHLDEESAQVTAVEGDYGANQIQILEGLEAVRKRPGMYIGSTSSRGLHHLVYEVVDNSIDEALAGYCTHVEVTIHKDNSITVTDNGRGIPVDMHESGKPAVEVVLTVLHAGGKFGGSGYKVSGGLHGVGVSVVNALSSYMDVRVKRDGKIYAISFEKGVTKEPLHVIGETTETGTYVHFLPDSEIFDETVYDYDTLRHRLRELSFLNRGITITLSDERGEELRKEVFYFEGGISSFVEHLNRNKEVINPEPVYFNGTKDTTVVEIALQYNTSYSENIYSFVNNINTEEGGTHLAGFKSALTRAANDFARRQGIIKNNDDNLQGEDIREGLTCVISIKLREPQFEGQTKTKLGNSEVRGIVDSIVTEGLSEYFEENPVISKRIIEKSIMASRAREAARKARELTRRKNALEVSSLPGKLADCSVKDPEQAEIYLVEGDSAGGSAKQGRDRRFQAILPLRGKILNVEKARLDKVLNNEEIRTMITAFGSGIGEEFDITKRRYGKIIIMTDADVDGAHIRTLLLTFFYRYMKPLIENGHVYIAQPPLYQIRKGKSHWYTYSDEELAQKLDEIGRDGITVQRYKGLGEMNPEQLWETTMDPEKRTVLQVDLREAEEADAIFTVLMGDKVEPRRRFIEEHASLVRNLDI, encoded by the coding sequence ATGGCTGATTTTAACGAAAAAACACAAGGTGAAATAGATAAAAATATAGATGAAACAATAAAAATTCATTTGGATGAAGAAAGTGCACAAGTAACTGCTGTAGAAGGTGATTATGGTGCTAATCAAATTCAGATTTTAGAAGGATTAGAAGCAGTGCGCAAACGCCCTGGTATGTATATCGGCAGTACGTCATCACGTGGTCTTCATCATTTAGTATATGAAGTTGTAGATAATAGTATCGATGAAGCATTAGCAGGATATTGTACACATGTAGAAGTTACTATTCATAAAGATAATAGCATTACTGTAACAGATAATGGCCGTGGTATACCAGTAGATATGCATGAAAGTGGAAAACCTGCAGTAGAAGTAGTTCTTACTGTACTTCATGCCGGTGGTAAATTCGGTGGTTCTGGTTATAAAGTTTCTGGTGGTTTGCACGGTGTAGGTGTGTCTGTTGTAAATGCACTCAGCTCTTATATGGATGTAAGAGTTAAACGCGATGGTAAAATTTACGCTATTTCTTTTGAAAAAGGCGTTACAAAAGAACCATTACACGTTATTGGAGAAACAACAGAAACAGGAACATATGTACATTTCTTACCTGATTCAGAAATCTTTGATGAAACAGTTTATGATTATGATACATTAAGACATCGTTTGCGTGAATTATCTTTCTTAAATCGTGGAATTACAATCACTTTATCTGATGAACGTGGAGAAGAATTGCGCAAAGAAGTTTTTTACTTTGAAGGCGGTATCAGTTCTTTCGTAGAACATTTAAATAGAAATAAAGAAGTAATTAATCCTGAACCTGTTTATTTTAACGGTACAAAGGATACTACTGTTGTAGAAATAGCACTTCAGTACAATACAAGTTATAGTGAAAATATCTATAGTTTTGTAAATAACATTAATACAGAAGAAGGCGGAACGCATTTAGCTGGTTTTAAGAGCGCTTTAACTCGTGCAGCTAATGATTTTGCACGCCGTCAAGGTATTATTAAAAACAATGATGATAATTTACAAGGTGAAGATATTCGTGAAGGTTTAACTTGTGTAATCAGCATAAAACTTCGCGAACCTCAATTTGAAGGTCAGACAAAGACTAAATTGGGAAATTCTGAAGTACGTGGTATTGTTGATTCTATTGTTACAGAAGGTTTATCAGAATACTTTGAAGAAAATCCTGTTATTTCTAAAAGAATTATTGAAAAATCTATCATGGCATCTCGTGCTAGAGAAGCTGCACGTAAAGCACGTGAATTGACTAGAAGAAAAAATGCATTAGAAGTAAGTTCACTTCCTGGTAAATTAGCAGATTGCTCTGTAAAAGACCCAGAACAAGCAGAAATTTATTTAGTCGAAGGTGATAGTGCTGGCGGTAGTGCAAAACAAGGCCGTGATAGACGTTTCCAAGCAATATTGCCACTTCGCGGAAAAATTTTGAACGTAGAAAAAGCACGTCTTGATAAAGTGCTTAATAATGAAGAAATTCGCACTATGATTACAGCTTTTGGCAGTGGTATCGGTGAAGAATTTGATATCACAAAACGCCGTTATGGCAAAATCATTATCATGACTGATGCCGATGTCGATGGTGCGCATATCCGTACTTTGCTTTTGACATTCTTCTATCGTTATATGAAACCACTCATTGAAAATGGTCATGTATATATTGCTCAACCACCTCTTTATCAGATTAGAAAAGGCAAGAGTCATTGGTATACTTATAGTGATGAAGAATTAGCACAGAAATTAGATGAAATTGGTCGCGATGGCATAACTGTACAACGCTATAAAGGTTTGGGTGAAATGAACCCAGAACAATTATGGGAAACAACTATGGACCCAGAAAAACGTACTGTATTGCAGGTTGATTTGCGTGAAGCAGAAGAAGCAGATGCTATCTTTACTGTATTGATGGGCGATAAAGTTGAGCCGCGTCGTCGTTTTATTGAAGAACATGCAAGTCTTGTTCGTAACCTTGATATTTAA
- a CDS encoding IS3 family transposase (programmed frameshift) — translation MTKYSNEFKVKAIKMVLKGDSISHVAKILNMPNTASLRRWIFHYENGGISQLLHKNRKYTPIFKQKVIEYKWLHHLSLNQTAAKFSIPNTGTISTWEKLYSSYGFSGLISKKRGRPSMKKSKNKLNKPKKELSYVEQLEQEVYQLRMENDLLKKWHALMKQWEKEKTLVLVIAKLRKKYTLKALLNYTKLAKSTYYDALKKLSKEDKYKGLKTLIHNICNKNHGRYGYRRVTLQLHKQGIKVNHKVVMRLMKEENLTCKVRAKKYKSYRGQEGKIAKNILNRNFKAEKPNEKWATDVTEFALCNEKIYLSPIIDLYNGEIISYKISKRPILKQVLDMVKDATRKIKETKGIILHSDQGWQYQNRRYQELLKEKGIIQSMSRKGNCLDNAVIENFFGLLKSELFYLKKFKSVEDFIKELKSYIKYYNTKRIKIKLKGLSPVEYRTKSQLIA, via the exons ATGACTAAATACTCAAATGAATTTAAAGTTAAAGCAATTAAAATGGTTTTAAAAGGAGATTCTATTTCTCATGTAGCTAAAATTCTAAACATGCCAAACACAGCTTCTCTTCGTAGATGGATATTTCATTATGAAAATGGTGGCATCTCACAACTTCTTCATAAAAATCGTAAATATACTCCTATCTTTAAGCAAAAAGTTATTGAATATAAATGGCTACATCATTTATCATTAAATCAAACAGCAGCCAAATTTTCCATTCCTAATACTGGTACAATTTCTACATGGGAAAAGTTGTATAGTTCTTATGGATTTTCTGGCTTAATTTCTAAGAAACGAGGTAGACCATCTATGAAAAAATCTAAAAACAAACTTAACAAACCTAAAAAAGAACTTTCTTATGTTGAACAATTGGAACAAGAAGTTTATCAATTAAGGATGGAAAATGACTTATTAAAAAAGTGGCATGCCTTAATGAAGCAATGGGAAAAGGAA AAGACACTAGTTTTAGTAATTGCTAAATTAAGGAAAAAATATACTCTAAAAGCCCTATTAAACTATACAAAATTAGCTAAAAGCACATATTATGATGCATTAAAAAAATTATCAAAAGAAGACAAATATAAAGGATTAAAAACATTAATTCATAATATTTGTAATAAAAATCATGGAAGATATGGATATAGAAGAGTAACTTTGCAGCTGCATAAACAAGGAATAAAAGTCAATCATAAAGTAGTTATGAGATTAATGAAAGAAGAAAATTTAACATGCAAAGTAAGAGCAAAGAAATATAAATCGTATAGAGGGCAAGAAGGGAAAATAGCTAAAAATATATTAAATAGAAATTTCAAAGCAGAAAAACCAAACGAAAAATGGGCAACAGATGTAACAGAATTTGCATTATGTAATGAAAAAATATATTTATCACCAATAATAGATTTATATAACGGAGAAATAATAAGTTATAAAATATCGAAAAGACCAATACTAAAGCAAGTATTAGATATGGTAAAAGATGCAACAAGAAAGATAAAAGAAACAAAAGGAATAATTCTACATTCAGACCAAGGATGGCAGTATCAGAATAGAAGATATCAGGAGTTATTAAAAGAAAAAGGCATTATCCAAAGCATGAGCCGAAAAGGAAATTGCTTAGATAATGCCGTAATAGAAAATTTCTTTGGTTTGCTAAAAAGCGAATTGTTTTATTTAAAAAAATTTAAATCCGTTGAAGATTTTATAAAAGAGTTAAAATCTTATATAAAATATTATAATACAAAACGGATAAAGATAAAACTAAAAGGACTTAGTCCCGTAGAATACAGAACTAAGTCTCAATTAATAGCTTAA